CACAGGCTCCCGTCCTCGGTACCGTTGATTTCAATGGAGACCTGTCGAGCAACGGCACCGTCGGCGGCTACGCCGTGTCGCCGTACCAGGGCACGCTCACGGGATTCAATGCGCAATTCGGCGTGGGCGGGGTGACGCCGCTCGACAACGCCATCATCTGGTGCGTCGACTTCCGAAATTGGGCCAACTCGAGTGCCGACAGCTACTTCTCGACGGCCTTCACGAGCAACAGCGGCGGCATTATCGGGAACGGTGATTTCTCGAAGACGCGTCGCAACAGCCAGGCCGATTACATGAAGGCCGCCTGGCTGATCGAGCAGTACGACGCCACCGCGGCAATCTCCGGTGCGGGTCTGTTCAACGCCGAAAACATTCAGGGCACGATCTGGAACATGTTCGGCGGCACGTTCGACGGCAGCGGTGATTTCTATACGCTCACGCTGCCGACCACCATGACGCTGACGCGAAACTGGTTCGTGCTCTCCGACGACAACGTGAACGGCGAAGCGTCGAGCCAGGAATACCTCACGTACACGACGGCGTCGCCGTCCACCACCTCCGTGGTCCCGGAGCCGTCGACGTATGCGCTCATGGGGGCCGGCTTGCTGGCTTTGGGTGTCGTCGCGCGCCGTCGCAAGCGCAGCTGAGTCGAAGCACCGCAACGGTTGCGATAGTCGTCGGACGACGCCACGTAGCAACGGACATAGCGCATCTCCCGTCGGGTTATCGAACCGACGGGGGATTGTCGCGTTGAAGACGGCGCCAGGCGCGTCCTATAACGGCAGAGGCACCGCCGGCCAGGGCGCCGAGCGTCGCGGCGATGGTGATGATCGGCTCGCGTGTCCCGTTGTCGCCGAGGAGTACCGCCAACAATTCGCGACGGAGCTTCAGCACCACGGGTGACGCGACTTTGATGCTGTTGAAGTTGCGATCGTATCGCGACCCCACGCCCTCGATCAGCGCTGCCGTTCGCGCGAAGTACACCAACTCGCCGGGCAGCACGATCGGCCAGTTGAACAGCTCGCGCATGACGCGGTCGGCGATGGCGCGGGCGCGATCTTCCATCGCGCCGTCCTGATAGGCGATATCGAGGAGTACCCGAACCAATTCGCGCATCGTTTCGCGCTCGGTGCCCGGCGCGACCATCCCGAGGGCGAAGAAGCCATCCGTGGTGGCGTCGGGATCGCGGCGAATGGCTGCGATGATCGTGTCGAAGAGCGCCTTGCGCACCGGCACGCCCACGTCGATCACCATGCCGAAATCGAGCAGCACGATGCGTCCCTGCGCGTCGACCAACAGGTTACCGGGATGTGGATCGGCGTGAAACACGCCGTCGCGCAGCATCATCCGCGCATAGCTCTCGATCAGCGTCTCTACGAGGGCGGTGGGTGACACCAGCCCTCGCGCGATCTGCGCATCCAGCGCATCGATGCGCGTGCCCTCCATGAACTCGAGCACGAGCACGTCGCGTCGAGTGAGCGCTGTTTCCACCCGCGGAATACGCAGGCGAGGCTCATCCGAAAAGCGCTCGCGCATGCGCATGCACTGCATCGCTTCGCGTTCGAAGTCCATCTCCTCGCGTACGTGCAGATCGAACTCGTCGAGCACCACGCGAAAGCCGAGCACATGGTGGTGTGGAAAGCGCGCATAGACGGCGTTCACGATCGCCCGCGCCAAGCGGACGTCGCGCACGACGACCGCTTCCACGTTGGGGCGGAGCACCTTCACCACGACATCGCGCCCCTGATAGCGCGCGCGGTGCACCTGTCCCAGCGAACCGGCCGCTAGCGGCTCCGGGTCGAGATGGTCGACGATGCGGTCGGGATCGGCCTGCCACGCGTGCTGCAGCGCCGCACGGATCTGCGTCCACGGTACCGGCGGTACGCGATCGGTCAATGTGCCGAGGGCGGCGAGATACGGCTCCGGCACGAGGTCGGCTCGAGTCGCAAAAATCTGCGCGAGTTTGACGAACGCCGGACCGAGCACTGCAATCTCGTGCACCATACGGCGGGCGCGGCGTTCGTGGAACGCCGGCGTGCGAGCCACGGGTCCTCCCCAACGAACCCAGCGGCGACGGTCGCGAAAAAACGACACGACGAGCGGCACCAATCGCCAGAGAATGACGACCAGCCGCGGCAGGTCACGCCACGGCATGCGCCATCGTGTTACGGATGATCTGGTCGGCATCGAGCCCGGTCAGGCGCGACGTCGTCGTCCAGAGCTGCTCGGCGCGGGCGTCGTCGCGCGCGGTGCGAGAGGGACTCACACGGCGTCGCTTCACCCAATAGTCGCCCGACCCCTCAAGTGCCTCCGGCGCCGAGGAAAGCCACACCAGCGTGTCGGCCCCCTGAGACGGCGTGACTGATACCACGTCCATGACACGGCGGAGTAGGCGCCCCATCCGCCCGTTGTTTGTGGCAAACCGGGTGCTGACGACGCCGGGATGCAGCGCGTGCGTCACGACGCGTGAGGGATCGCAACGCCGTGCAAGCGCGCGTGTGAACCAGATGTTGTAGAGCTTTGAATTGGCATACTGCTTCCATCCGCCGAAGCGGCGCTCCAACTGCAGATCGTCGAGCGACGGATTCGCGTTCTCGTGCGCTCGACTGGACACGCTCAAGACGCGCGCTGGCGCGCCGGGTCGCGACGCCGCCACCAAGGGCGCCAGGAGCCTCAGCGTCAGGGTGAAGTAGCTCAGGTGGTTCAGCGCAAAGGTTCGCTCGAAGCCGTCGGGTGTCACCTCCCGATCCAGAAACATGGCGCCGGCATTGTTGGCCAGGACGTCAATGCGGGGCAAGCGGGCCAGCAAACGGTCGGCCACGTCGTGGACCGCCTCCTGACGCGACAGGTCGGCGATTTCCCAGGTGATCGCTCGCTGGTCACCGGCAGTGCCGGACACCGCGCCAACCTCGCTCATGATCGAACGCGCCGCGGCTGCCGTTTTTGCCTCGTTGCGCCCGATCATCACCACCGATGCGCCGGCGGCCACATACGCGCGCACGGCCGCTTTGCCGATGCCATCGCTGGCGCCGGTCACGACGACGGTCTTGCCCGCGAATTCGCTCGGACTCGATAGGTTCGGCATGGGTTCGTTGAGGGTAATGCTGCGCGCCGGCAGGTCGTACCCCGTCAACGACGCAAGAACGTCGTCGGTTCGCACGAATTGGCGAATCGACGACGCGAGACCCTGCGAGAACCCATCAACTGGACGATCAGCGCTCGACCACCGTCCGCTCAGTTCGCGATAGCAGCGATCGCGATCGGGCCGAGTGTGCCCGCCGTTGCCGTTGCGGTCTGCTGTCCGGCCTGAGGGCCGAGGGTCCAGCGTACCGTGACCTCACCGAGCGCGTTGGTGACCGCCGACTGGGGCGAAATGCTGCCGCCGCCGCTCGTGATGGAGAGACCGACCGTTTGGCCGGGAATCGGGACGTTGAATCCGCCCGTTACCCGCAACACGATCTGGACGGTCAGCGCGGCACTCGCCTTGCCGGTCTGATTGTTGCCCTGCGCAATCACCAGATCGCTTGGCAGGATGCCGTTGGCGCTCAACGTTACCGGATCCAGACCGGGGGCTGTACCGGTCATGGTCTGAACCTGCGCGCCTGGGCCAAGGGTCCAGCGCGCCTTCACTTCGCCGTTGGCGTCGCTGACGACCGTGCCCGGATCGACCGAGCCGCCGCCCGCGAGCACATTAAAGCTCACCGGGATCTTTCCCATGGGGGCGCCATCGGTGCCGATGACCCGCAGCACGACGGGCGTGGGAAGCAAGGTCCCCGCGGCAGCCGTCTGCAGGTGTCCCTGCACGATCGTCAGCTGCGCCGCAGCCGGTGCCTCCACGGTCTTCGTGCAACCGGGGAACGCCAGGAGCGTCGGGACGGCCGTAAACAGTACGGCAAGCAGATATGTGGGTCGGGCGGAACGCATGGTCTCGTCGGTCGGGGTACTCCTCTCCGGCTACCAGTATCGGCCGGTCGTCCCACCGAGTTGAGCACGACTTTTTCCGTGGCGCGGTCGAGCGCCGGACCCTCCCGTCACCTAGATTGGTGATCCCATGACCGTCACTCCCCTGCACGCTCCACGACCGCTTCGGTCGACCGACTCCGAGTTGCCAGACGGGGTCCGCTGGCCCACCGGACTGGGTCCTGATATCCCGCCCGCGCGCAATCCGGGCAC
This region of Gemmatimonas groenlandica genomic DNA includes:
- a CDS encoding PEP-CTERM sorting domain-containing protein, which encodes MTIRRRTAPLLVSFLFAASLAVPASLVAQAPVLGTVDFNGDLSSNGTVGGYAVSPYQGTLTGFNAQFGVGGVTPLDNAIIWCVDFRNWANSSADSYFSTAFTSNSGGIIGNGDFSKTRRNSQADYMKAAWLIEQYDATAAISGAGLFNAENIQGTIWNMFGGTFDGSGDFYTLTLPTTMTLTRNWFVLSDDNVNGEASSQEYLTYTTASPSTTSVVPEPSTYALMGAGLLALGVVARRRKRS
- a CDS encoding ABC1 kinase family protein, yielding MPWRDLPRLVVILWRLVPLVVSFFRDRRRWVRWGGPVARTPAFHERRARRMVHEIAVLGPAFVKLAQIFATRADLVPEPYLAALGTLTDRVPPVPWTQIRAALQHAWQADPDRIVDHLDPEPLAAGSLGQVHRARYQGRDVVVKVLRPNVEAVVVRDVRLARAIVNAVYARFPHHHVLGFRVVLDEFDLHVREEMDFEREAMQCMRMRERFSDEPRLRIPRVETALTRRDVLVLEFMEGTRIDALDAQIARGLVSPTALVETLIESYARMMLRDGVFHADPHPGNLLVDAQGRIVLLDFGMVIDVGVPVRKALFDTIIAAIRRDPDATTDGFFALGMVAPGTERETMRELVRVLLDIAYQDGAMEDRARAIADRVMRELFNWPIVLPGELVYFARTAALIEGVGSRYDRNFNSIKVASPVVLKLRRELLAVLLGDNGTREPIITIAATLGALAGGASAVIGRAWRRLQRDNPPSVR
- a CDS encoding SDR family NAD(P)-dependent oxidoreductase — translated: MRTDDVLASLTGYDLPARSITLNEPMPNLSSPSEFAGKTVVVTGASDGIGKAAVRAYVAAGASVVMIGRNEAKTAAAARSIMSEVGAVSGTAGDQRAITWEIADLSRQEAVHDVADRLLARLPRIDVLANNAGAMFLDREVTPDGFERTFALNHLSYFTLTLRLLAPLVAASRPGAPARVLSVSSRAHENANPSLDDLQLERRFGGWKQYANSKLYNIWFTRALARRCDPSRVVTHALHPGVVSTRFATNNGRMGRLLRRVMDVVSVTPSQGADTLVWLSSAPEALEGSGDYWVKRRRVSPSRTARDDARAEQLWTTTSRLTGLDADQIIRNTMAHAVA
- a CDS encoding Ig-like domain-containing protein — its product is MRSARPTYLLAVLFTAVPTLLAFPGCTKTVEAPAAAQLTIVQGHLQTAAAGTLLPTPVVLRVIGTDGAPMGKIPVSFNVLAGGGSVDPGTVVSDANGEVKARWTLGPGAQVQTMTGTAPGLDPVTLSANGILPSDLVIAQGNNQTGKASAALTVQIVLRVTGGFNVPIPGQTVGLSITSGGGSISPQSAVTNALGEVTVRWTLGPQAGQQTATATAGTLGPIAIAAIAN